One genomic segment of Intestinimonas butyriciproducens includes these proteins:
- a CDS encoding LysR family transcriptional regulator: protein MTLEQLAFISEVEAAGTIVAAARNLYVSHTTVSRAISSLEDELGFAIFDRSRRGSTLTDKGAEAIRLARIILENAESLKQLGESRETGALHIGAYPIGPTTFLRDVVSRFNHVYPEYTIFLNHAGVNDIIAGVRDLTLDFGLICCLPELWSSGRASVQVTELFESNLVIICSPDSPLSKKPFVTPNDLKHEIFILQSEEQVLYMMQHVFFPGDMPPISMFSNNNELIKTTVMSNHMIATYVEMVIADDPLVKSGRLACVPIKLGAELYKLKYLYVRPLKKRISAAERTFIRLMPF from the coding sequence AAGCCGCCGGTACGATCGTTGCCGCGGCAAGGAACCTCTACGTCTCCCACACCACGGTCAGCCGCGCCATTTCCAGTCTGGAGGACGAACTGGGCTTTGCCATTTTTGACCGCTCCAGGCGTGGTTCTACTCTGACCGACAAAGGCGCAGAGGCTATCCGTCTGGCCAGGATCATTTTGGAGAATGCCGAGAGTCTCAAGCAGTTGGGTGAGAGCAGGGAAACCGGCGCTCTGCATATCGGAGCTTACCCCATCGGTCCTACTACCTTTTTGCGGGATGTGGTATCCAGATTCAATCATGTCTATCCCGAGTATACGATTTTTCTCAATCACGCGGGTGTAAACGATATTATCGCCGGTGTGCGGGACCTTACCCTGGACTTCGGCCTCATCTGCTGTCTGCCAGAGCTTTGGAGCTCCGGCCGCGCTTCCGTCCAAGTCACAGAGTTGTTTGAATCCAATCTAGTCATCATCTGCAGCCCGGATTCTCCATTGTCCAAGAAACCCTTTGTCACTCCGAATGATCTGAAACATGAGATCTTTATCCTCCAGAGTGAGGAGCAAGTCCTATACATGATGCAGCATGTCTTTTTCCCCGGAGATATGCCGCCAATCTCTATGTTCTCCAACAACAATGAGTTGATCAAAACCACGGTCATGTCCAATCATATGATCGCCACTTATGTTGAGATGGTCATTGCGGACGATCCCCTTGTGAAATCCGGTCGACTGGCCTGTGTCCCCATCAAACTGGGGGCCGAATTATACAAGCTGAAATATCTCTATGTCCGTCCACTAAAAAAGCGGATCAGCGCCGCGGAACGCACTTTTATCCGGCTGATGCCCTTTTAA